One genomic region from Sphingobacterium sp. UGAL515B_05 encodes:
- a CDS encoding fasciclin domain-containing protein: MNKIWKYSFLLLMVISLFGACKKEDYIDTGVHEAKFNGTIWNYLESRPDLFDTLMVALKVAKLDDVLKNEEVTFFAPPDPCILKSVWMLNQQLFRSGQDSITKLEQIRPEVWRKYLSRYIFKGKNVAKDYRQIDTLNLAAFPGGVYKNIAGADMNIGVLYNDVITKNDNSGGDQIIKYAGYRQLYLNYPYSISVPEEFKDYFVPYITAPVATSDIQPTNGVLHVLKFSKHSFGFQSIDFVTEAYLLGVLPK, encoded by the coding sequence ATGAATAAAATTTGGAAATATAGTTTCTTGCTGCTAATGGTAATTTCACTGTTTGGAGCATGTAAAAAAGAGGATTATATCGATACAGGAGTCCACGAAGCGAAGTTTAACGGAACGATCTGGAACTATCTGGAATCTAGACCAGACTTGTTTGATACATTAATGGTAGCACTTAAAGTTGCCAAGTTGGATGATGTGCTTAAAAATGAGGAAGTGACCTTTTTTGCCCCTCCCGATCCATGTATTTTAAAGTCCGTGTGGATGCTAAACCAACAGCTGTTTCGTTCTGGGCAAGATTCCATTACAAAATTGGAGCAGATCAGACCTGAAGTCTGGAGGAAATACCTTTCCAGATATATTTTTAAAGGTAAGAATGTCGCCAAAGATTATCGCCAGATTGACACGTTAAATTTAGCGGCCTTTCCTGGCGGTGTTTATAAAAATATTGCTGGTGCGGATATGAATATTGGTGTACTTTACAACGATGTTATTACCAAAAATGATAACTCTGGTGGGGATCAGATTATTAAATATGCTGGTTATCGTCAGCTCTATTTAAATTATCCATATTCTATCAGTGTACCTGAAGAGTTTAAAGATTATTTTGTGCCTTATATTACGGCTCCTGTAGCAACTTCTGATATTCAACCCACTAATGGAGTCTTGCATGTGCTCAAATTTTCAAAACATTCATTTGGATTTCAGAGTATTGATTTTGTAACCGAGGCATATTTGCTAGGAGTGCTGCCTAAGTAA
- a CDS encoding 6-bladed beta-propeller, with protein sequence MRAIILLLAMLSILSKIDVKGQNLIYAKDIPTEKLRIIPETTQGGTVSELLTDLEYIPLKGTKNQLLSEVVEMNCNADRIGILNSKGEFYLYDIRGNLLKIINSVIGQKEEKEKWAMLFHNIQFNEHGFELSHAYIKARYDLNGNFIDTISNSNNKWDYATQIATKKWTYYSPDLGDPKIKTTDALKLGDSVIVKYEKLDSVLISYGIHQPLSPNINNKAYASFDYTTKLFELDSSGVSKIYQFVFPLKNTVNLDELRKVKDYTNYMHYYNAHREEIRTLDKVVNYKNYLIMELKKSDSFWIALNPTNKNIIGLTNILPDKSNDYLKFMSEYLLSSNGEYLFSFLSPSDIRIAISKSKEEFHPISERLKALEKSNNPVFVLFKLK encoded by the coding sequence ATGAGGGCCATCATTCTCTTATTAGCCATGCTGTCGATTTTGAGCAAAATAGACGTTAAAGGCCAAAATCTTATTTATGCAAAAGATATTCCAACTGAAAAGCTTAGGATAATCCCCGAAACAACGCAAGGTGGCACAGTTTCCGAGCTGTTAACTGACCTTGAATATATTCCACTAAAAGGAACCAAGAATCAGCTCCTAAGCGAGGTCGTTGAAATGAACTGCAACGCAGATCGCATAGGAATATTAAATTCAAAAGGTGAATTTTACCTCTATGATATCCGCGGCAATCTGTTGAAAATTATAAATAGTGTAATCGGTCAAAAAGAAGAAAAAGAAAAATGGGCTATGCTCTTCCACAATATTCAATTTAATGAACATGGATTTGAGCTATCACATGCGTACATCAAGGCTCGCTATGACCTCAATGGAAATTTTATTGATACCATCAGTAACAGCAACAACAAGTGGGACTATGCGACACAAATCGCTACTAAAAAGTGGACATATTATTCCCCAGACTTAGGTGATCCCAAAATTAAAACAACCGACGCGCTAAAACTCGGAGACAGCGTTATTGTAAAATATGAAAAACTGGACTCCGTACTGATCTCTTATGGCATACATCAGCCTTTAAGTCCAAACATCAATAATAAAGCCTATGCAAGCTTTGATTATACAACCAAATTATTCGAACTGGATAGCAGCGGAGTTTCCAAAATCTACCAATTTGTCTTTCCATTAAAGAATACAGTCAACCTAGATGAACTCCGAAAAGTAAAAGATTATACAAATTACATGCATTATTACAATGCGCATCGCGAGGAAATCCGGACATTGGACAAAGTTGTTAATTATAAAAACTACCTCATCATGGAACTCAAAAAATCAGATAGTTTTTGGATTGCCCTAAATCCGACCAATAAAAACATAATCGGACTAACAAATATTCTCCCCGACAAAAGCAACGACTACCTCAAATTTATGAGCGAATATCTCCTAAGTAGCAATGGCGAATACCTCTTCTCGTTCCTTTCACCAAGTGACATCCGTATTGCCATCAGTAAATCAAAGGAAGAATTCCATCCCATCAGCGAACGGCTCAAAGCCCTGGAAAAATCCAACAACCCTGTGTTTGTCCTATTCAAACTTAAATAA
- a CDS encoding DUF5008 domain-containing protein has protein sequence MKRNLITKISALAVTILALAACSKDILTGADPYAGGKEPLGIGFYINYPDPGSAKPGELVDFYVKGLKGKLDKIGFFVNNTAVEIISAKDSLVTIKLPEQISSGDAKIVVGDEVFYGPRLEIEGNTAVDENYGMVNGFKGAVYDILPNAGGFIVAGAFYNFENEAVDKKVYRNGVHFIDANGKTSGNMNFGRGTFGGGYVRSIAKTNDGKFIFAGALGTFAKRIVNNIVRVNNDGAIDSMIVEVINPGSDPKNSLDTVSAFNGGVNTTILRAFTTANNKVIAVGNFSTHYKIDYNYSSRDTRKYIISSARNVIRMKEDGSLDSTFALNNAGANGQIMDAVMIDNERVVIVGAFTTYNGKAANGIACIKADGSVDESFTLKGNITRLFGLSYNSTLKKLAVSGIFSGVGASGKINNVALMNIDGTVDESFILRDIGAGIVNYAQILNNGQVVLDGTQESYAGVPRANLVILEKNGELLQKYNSLGPFTGSVSKVIETKSSLGEPALLIGGSIIQFGSKTYGNFFRLEIKN, from the coding sequence ATGAAAAGAAATTTAATAACCAAAATAAGCGCCCTGGCAGTAACTATACTCGCATTAGCGGCATGTAGTAAGGATATTCTAACCGGGGCAGATCCTTATGCTGGGGGTAAAGAACCCTTGGGAATAGGGTTTTATATCAATTATCCAGATCCAGGTTCTGCCAAGCCAGGCGAATTGGTGGATTTTTATGTAAAAGGATTAAAAGGAAAATTAGATAAAATTGGGTTTTTTGTCAATAATACAGCCGTAGAAATTATTTCTGCGAAGGACTCCTTGGTAACGATTAAATTGCCAGAACAGATATCCTCTGGGGATGCCAAAATCGTTGTTGGCGATGAGGTTTTTTACGGTCCACGTTTAGAGATTGAAGGGAATACAGCAGTTGACGAAAACTATGGAATGGTGAATGGGTTTAAAGGTGCTGTGTATGATATTTTACCTAATGCGGGCGGCTTTATCGTAGCAGGGGCATTCTACAACTTCGAAAATGAAGCAGTGGATAAGAAAGTCTACCGCAACGGAGTACATTTTATCGATGCCAATGGTAAGACAAGTGGTAACATGAATTTTGGTAGGGGTACCTTTGGTGGCGGTTATGTCAGGTCTATCGCAAAAACAAATGATGGTAAGTTTATCTTTGCGGGGGCATTGGGAACTTTTGCGAAGCGAATCGTTAATAATATTGTCCGTGTTAATAATGATGGTGCCATCGATTCAATGATCGTGGAGGTGATTAATCCGGGCAGCGACCCGAAAAATTCATTGGATACCGTATCAGCTTTTAACGGCGGGGTGAATACAACCATTTTGCGGGCTTTTACCACGGCAAACAATAAAGTTATAGCTGTTGGGAATTTCAGTACACATTATAAGATTGATTATAATTATTCTTCGCGAGATACCCGAAAATATATTATTTCCTCTGCCAGAAACGTCATTCGGATGAAAGAAGATGGTTCTCTGGACTCGACGTTTGCATTGAATAATGCCGGTGCCAATGGGCAAATTATGGATGCAGTTATGATAGACAATGAACGCGTGGTCATTGTCGGCGCATTTACAACTTATAATGGTAAAGCAGCGAATGGTATAGCTTGTATTAAAGCCGATGGTTCGGTGGATGAAAGCTTTACTTTAAAAGGAAATATAACCAGATTATTCGGACTAAGTTATAATAGCACCTTGAAAAAGTTAGCTGTTTCGGGGATATTTTCAGGTGTTGGTGCTTCTGGGAAAATCAACAACGTTGCACTAATGAATATAGATGGTACAGTCGATGAGAGTTTTATACTACGAGATATAGGTGCTGGTATAGTCAACTATGCCCAAATCCTGAATAATGGACAAGTGGTTCTAGACGGAACACAAGAAAGTTATGCTGGTGTTCCGAGAGCAAACCTGGTTATTCTGGAAAAAAATGGTGAATTATTACAGAAGTATAATTCGTTGGGACCTTTTACAGGTTCTGTCTCTAAAGTTATTGAAACCAAATCTTCTTTAGGTGAACCTGCATTATTGATAGGAGGGAGCATTATCCAATTTGGATCAAAAACATACGGAAACTTCTTCCGTTTGGAAATCAAGAATTAA
- a CDS encoding M60 family metallopeptidase, translating to MRKRYLVFGLFVGLMAFASSCSKYGIEFPDGYQSGDSTETPLSTDTTMGKADKSLYHRARIYPGLVGENVTRVKDTTISMLMNRKYVTSYEYKVSVTPAPIYTTGLYAPAGEVIRITVPEGAIGMTVQVGVHTDNITGKDAPRRDPILYTRKELFPGTNYIKNLYGGTIWIINQKASTTPVNIKVAGAVKSTDFILGKSVVADWKKQVLSQDVPWMDLIGQRVAFSVPRSLVVKFIQSGKMDQVDEALRLWDETYVKDYYNWMGLSADASDPINRYPEFWERGVMDIHPSLGYAHSGSPWVMQEDEYWLDELTNPNTIRKGTSWGSYHEVGHNYQATWAWSWSDLGETTNNLFIFNAARNRGVTSRIDFHPALKTSIPAALKFAALTSAKNFSNFPKELGIDADDPFARLTPFLQIFDKTKGKNGESGWDFFPYIYSKARNENFTSSLDQGKRDYFYRQLCNFTGKDFNRFFIAWGIPVSSSAKREMREKYPPMDRSIWEYNPLTFTGGDGVLQPRYFLPSGLFEFTANVATATNESTGKFSAMTDGDPNTYWHTCWSGCSIPTTLPVELTMNMKEMNTFKGFYFKNRNNSTFATKVKVLISKDNKNWTDLGAFALASTSQTAAQNSAMKEFTFPNLVEAQYVKFVFPDPNTGGAEHVAIAELGVFYDI from the coding sequence ATGAGAAAGAGATATTTAGTTTTTGGATTATTTGTTGGGTTGATGGCCTTTGCCTCGTCCTGCAGTAAATATGGTATTGAGTTTCCAGATGGTTATCAATCTGGAGATTCTACAGAAACACCATTATCGACAGATACAACAATGGGTAAAGCGGATAAGAGCTTATACCATAGAGCGCGTATATATCCGGGCTTGGTAGGAGAAAATGTTACTCGTGTTAAGGATACCACAATTTCTATGTTGATGAATAGAAAATATGTGACCTCCTATGAATATAAAGTTAGTGTAACACCGGCGCCAATTTATACAACTGGACTATATGCTCCTGCGGGCGAAGTGATTCGAATCACTGTGCCTGAAGGCGCTATTGGCATGACCGTACAGGTGGGAGTACATACAGATAACATCACGGGTAAGGATGCTCCACGGAGAGACCCTATCCTGTACACCAGAAAGGAATTATTCCCGGGAACAAATTACATCAAGAACCTCTATGGTGGAACGATATGGATTATTAATCAGAAAGCAAGCACGACACCTGTTAACATTAAAGTAGCCGGAGCTGTCAAATCCACAGACTTTATTCTGGGTAAATCTGTTGTGGCCGATTGGAAGAAACAAGTGCTGTCGCAGGATGTTCCTTGGATGGACCTTATAGGTCAACGAGTCGCTTTTTCTGTCCCACGTTCACTCGTCGTTAAATTTATCCAGTCTGGAAAAATGGATCAAGTGGATGAAGCGCTACGGCTTTGGGACGAGACCTATGTCAAAGATTATTACAATTGGATGGGGCTGTCCGCAGATGCTTCGGATCCTATCAATCGCTATCCAGAATTTTGGGAAAGAGGTGTGATGGATATTCATCCATCCTTAGGCTATGCGCATAGCGGTAGCCCATGGGTGATGCAAGAAGATGAATATTGGTTGGATGAACTGACAAATCCCAACACGATTAGAAAAGGAACGTCATGGGGTTCATACCATGAGGTGGGGCATAATTATCAAGCAACATGGGCCTGGAGTTGGTCGGATTTGGGCGAGACGACAAATAACCTGTTCATTTTTAACGCAGCGCGCAATCGCGGTGTGACTTCAAGAATTGATTTTCACCCGGCATTAAAAACATCAATTCCTGCTGCATTAAAATTTGCCGCACTAACCTCTGCGAAGAACTTTTCCAACTTTCCTAAAGAATTGGGAATTGACGCTGATGATCCTTTCGCTCGGTTAACACCTTTTCTCCAAATCTTTGATAAGACAAAGGGTAAAAATGGAGAGTCAGGTTGGGATTTTTTCCCTTATATCTATAGCAAAGCGCGAAACGAAAACTTCACAAGTTCTTTGGACCAAGGAAAACGGGATTACTTCTATCGGCAGCTATGTAACTTTACAGGGAAAGATTTTAATCGATTCTTTATTGCTTGGGGGATTCCGGTAAGTAGCTCTGCCAAACGCGAGATGCGAGAAAAGTATCCTCCTATGGATCGGTCCATCTGGGAATACAATCCTTTGACGTTTACGGGCGGTGACGGTGTATTGCAACCACGCTATTTCTTGCCAAGTGGTTTGTTTGAATTTACAGCAAATGTTGCTACAGCAACAAATGAGAGTACTGGTAAGTTTAGCGCAATGACTGATGGCGATCCAAATACCTATTGGCATACTTGCTGGTCTGGCTGTTCTATCCCAACTACTTTACCTGTAGAATTGACAATGAACATGAAGGAGATGAATACCTTTAAGGGTTTCTATTTCAAGAATAGGAATAATTCCACTTTCGCGACCAAAGTGAAAGTCCTGATTAGTAAGGATAATAAAAATTGGACCGATTTGGGCGCATTTGCTTTGGCAAGCACTTCACAGACAGCGGCTCAGAATTCAGCCATGAAAGAGTTTACTTTCCCGAATTTAGTGGAGGCTCAGTATGTGAAATTTGTGTTCCCGGATCCAAATACTGGTGGAGCAGAACATGTTGCAATTGCCGAATTAGGGGTGTTTTACGATATATAA
- a CDS encoding alkaline phosphatase family protein produces MKRLFNIKKTLVLVVGAVSLLVGCTKYANPPAVYEDYEQNLQQPVKRKVLFISVDGLVGQELKKSVPANMAELIKTSKYTFNALADENTGDASAWMTMMSGVTYSNHQINDDSYIPKPDEDDPHKNVAGYPSMLYRISTVAPSLKTTVVSRSVTLNDKLLVSANETYNGATDEDVKTKVLDLFNTKNTDFMIVQFTSLLDAGKKGGFTVSNSDYADALKKVDGYIGEITKGLAARKNYQNEDWLIIVTSNHGGIGSSYGGNTLQERNTFAIFQNKNFKSAELTGKPMSYVRMWGYDGTGNKPLGVRAVSGDIGNSSDYDLATTKELTISARFRFNLNNTIISSTYQPNTYNYWYSGIFGKDSNTSTATPGWMYYTWGNDLQVKISDGVKEATCQTAKVNGDWYTMTTVIKAIGNDQVNIKIYNNGTLAQETTTSGMNVANIKTTDPLIFGYRPNISYDLVDFDVSNVSIFNKAFTQDEIRNSLCSADELTSSSFANSLKGYWKMSPTESGSIQNEVSGKSAMGLSGAFQSRMTSEVVPCDLGENAVFIQAADFFPQIFYWLEVRTLKDWKLEGQVFLSKYEVEFLLSEQKK; encoded by the coding sequence ATGAAAAGATTATTCAATATAAAGAAAACCTTAGTTCTTGTCGTAGGTGCGGTGTCGTTATTGGTTGGCTGTACAAAATATGCTAACCCGCCGGCGGTGTATGAAGACTATGAGCAGAATCTGCAACAACCAGTTAAACGAAAAGTGCTGTTTATCTCTGTGGACGGGCTGGTCGGGCAGGAATTAAAAAAGAGTGTGCCAGCCAATATGGCCGAGCTGATCAAGACAAGTAAGTACACCTTTAACGCACTAGCTGACGAGAATACCGGTGATGCATCTGCTTGGATGACTATGATGAGTGGCGTTACCTATTCCAATCACCAAATTAATGATGATTCTTATATCCCGAAACCGGATGAAGATGACCCGCATAAGAATGTGGCGGGTTATCCGTCCATGTTGTATCGTATCTCAACAGTAGCACCTTCGTTGAAAACAACGGTCGTATCACGGTCAGTCACATTGAATGACAAGTTGCTCGTTAGCGCGAATGAAACCTATAATGGAGCGACCGACGAAGATGTAAAGACAAAGGTATTAGACCTGTTTAATACCAAAAATACGGATTTTATGATCGTACAGTTTACATCTTTATTGGATGCGGGAAAAAAAGGTGGTTTTACAGTGAGTAACAGTGATTATGCGGATGCCTTAAAGAAAGTTGACGGGTATATCGGCGAAATAACGAAAGGATTAGCTGCACGCAAAAATTATCAAAATGAAGACTGGTTGATTATCGTAACATCAAATCATGGTGGTATTGGAAGTTCTTACGGTGGTAACACGCTGCAGGAACGGAATACCTTTGCTATATTTCAGAATAAAAACTTTAAAAGTGCCGAACTGACGGGGAAACCAATGAGCTATGTTCGGATGTGGGGATACGACGGTACTGGAAACAAGCCTTTAGGGGTAAGAGCAGTCAGTGGAGATATTGGGAATTCAAGTGATTATGATTTGGCTACGACAAAGGAATTGACAATTTCTGCCCGCTTCAGATTTAATTTGAACAATACAATTATTTCATCGACTTATCAACCAAATACCTATAACTACTGGTATTCGGGTATTTTTGGCAAGGATTCAAACACTTCTACCGCTACGCCGGGATGGATGTATTATACCTGGGGAAATGATTTGCAGGTAAAGATCAGTGATGGGGTGAAGGAGGCGACCTGTCAGACAGCGAAAGTTAACGGTGACTGGTATACCATGACTACAGTCATCAAAGCGATTGGCAATGATCAGGTTAATATCAAGATCTATAATAATGGTACACTAGCGCAGGAAACAACTACATCAGGGATGAATGTGGCCAATATCAAAACGACTGATCCTTTGATCTTCGGTTATAGACCTAACATATCTTATGACTTGGTCGATTTTGATGTGTCGAATGTGTCGATATTTAATAAGGCATTTACACAAGATGAAATCCGCAATTCTTTATGTTCTGCCGATGAATTGACTAGCTCTTCGTTTGCCAATAGTTTAAAAGGTTATTGGAAGATGTCGCCTACTGAAAGCGGTTCGATTCAGAACGAAGTGTCGGGCAAGAGTGCAATGGGGCTTAGTGGCGCTTTTCAATCGAGAATGACTTCGGAAGTGGTGCCTTGTGATTTGGGTGAAAATGCCGTATTTATTCAGGCAGCGGACTTTTTCCCACAAATATTTTACTGGTTGGAAGTACGGACTTTAAAAGACTGGAAATTGGAAGGACAGGTGTTTTTAAGTAAATACGAGGTTGAATTTCTGCTGTCTGAGCAAAAAAAATAG
- a CDS encoding discoidin domain-containing protein: MKRNFKMSWAFNAILGAFLLSMGSCKEEELVFPQQVEQGIVETKTRPTARPTNLTYQAFFNQKLELYWPVLSDRVAKAEIRYTEGAEEKVITVNKFDEPTKISFKEYKDYTVTVRYFTSDGTASKLSTGSLKPGPYEAAYKLTGLTLEPVPGGIKFSFPKTSDRAIATKISYELEGKEIVRTFDSNKETEIIISNLTDETKEVAFKILSMDEELKVAVVDERKQAPGILAYKGILKTMIAFMDGNNGGLEWTNTGKDPATIIVNYQLNGKAKTVRIDNSTDVEKRLLFDLEGKPTAFTFTIETDGLTSPVQNAEVKAPTLLSRSNWSAEVSSTESNEGAANGKASSLIDGDIGTYWHSTWSSSNNPVYPHWFIVDFGKVENFAQFGMIRRHNNSTGGFKTFNIETSLDKTNWKTVGKDLDFNSAITPAAWQDYNVSMVKARYVRITMTAPMRAGTTSTHLAEFRAAGYAPIVLK; encoded by the coding sequence ATGAAAAGGAATTTTAAAATGAGCTGGGCATTTAATGCTATTTTAGGAGCTTTTTTGCTAAGTATGGGGAGTTGTAAAGAAGAAGAATTGGTGTTTCCACAGCAAGTAGAACAGGGGATAGTGGAGACCAAAACGAGACCGACAGCAAGACCGACAAATTTGACTTATCAGGCTTTCTTTAATCAGAAGTTAGAACTCTATTGGCCCGTTTTGTCAGATCGTGTAGCCAAAGCAGAGATTCGTTATACAGAGGGGGCTGAGGAGAAAGTGATTACGGTGAACAAATTTGATGAGCCGACAAAGATCAGTTTCAAAGAATATAAGGATTATACGGTTACAGTTCGATATTTCACTTCGGACGGAACAGCGTCAAAATTGAGTACAGGTTCATTGAAACCTGGGCCTTATGAAGCGGCCTATAAGCTGACCGGGCTTACTTTGGAACCCGTCCCGGGTGGAATAAAGTTTTCATTCCCAAAAACTTCCGATCGGGCCATTGCAACAAAAATTAGCTATGAACTTGAAGGGAAAGAGATCGTTCGAACGTTTGATTCGAATAAAGAGACTGAAATCATTATCTCGAATCTGACAGACGAAACCAAGGAAGTCGCCTTCAAGATCTTATCTATGGATGAAGAATTGAAAGTGGCAGTTGTGGACGAGCGGAAGCAAGCGCCTGGTATATTGGCTTATAAAGGAATACTAAAAACAATGATTGCCTTTATGGACGGGAATAATGGAGGGCTTGAATGGACAAATACAGGTAAAGATCCAGCTACCATTATCGTGAATTACCAATTGAATGGCAAAGCGAAAACGGTACGGATAGATAACAGCACAGATGTTGAAAAAAGATTATTATTCGACCTTGAGGGTAAGCCTACAGCGTTTACTTTTACAATAGAGACAGACGGTCTGACCTCGCCCGTGCAAAATGCTGAGGTAAAGGCACCCACATTGTTGAGTAGGTCGAACTGGTCTGCAGAGGTATCTTCGACCGAATCCAATGAAGGGGCCGCAAATGGAAAAGCGAGCTCGTTGATTGATGGCGATATTGGAACATATTGGCATTCGACCTGGTCTTCGTCAAATAATCCAGTCTACCCGCATTGGTTTATAGTTGATTTTGGGAAAGTGGAAAATTTTGCGCAGTTTGGAATGATACGGAGACATAATAATAGTACGGGCGGTTTTAAAACATTCAATATTGAAACGTCATTGGACAAAACGAATTGGAAGACGGTCGGAAAAGACCTCGATTTTAATTCGGCTATTACTCCGGCTGCGTGGCAGGATTATAATGTATCGATGGTCAAAGCCAGGTATGTCCGCATAACCATGACGGCGCCAATGCGTGCTGGTACGACATCAACGCATTTGGCGGAATTTAGAGCAGCGGGATATGCCCCGATAGTGCTTAAATAA
- a CDS encoding LamG-like jellyroll fold domain-containing protein gives MIKYFKTFKYISLALGTLMVFGACNKDFPNLLQNFNEAKDSPESRDKVLLVIVDGLSGPAMQDIAPTNIDLMTRNGLVTYGSLADPTTDFEVTNQSVAASLLTGVNSAKNKVVGSDLSPIDLNKYPTIFTKLKQNAVSRKSSLFTSDAKYGSSLGKDAEVKVESNDVAVVNAASTSLSTTESDLNVIHLTEVDKAGKSSAYSAADTKYVAAINVLDKQVQSLWETIKKRASFNTENWVVIVTSGRGAVSTDPITDFTPYGDSKRDTYTLFYSPKFARKIVPRPNSKDIPFVANATRYTYASNNQVIGKLADVNKFNMGTGSDWTMTLFLKHNVANASYNYPIFFAKRVEGFTGAGWNFFLEGNYWGFNSSIAGQAFGPTINDGEWHALTAVIKRSGSQDSVYVYTDGTNATVSGKSSQVGANGNNLDNSSPLTLGYNPGNGNTDCNISICNVQIYNRAFSAEEVKRYGGVTHIDESYPFWSNLQGYWPGYGDVNTTVLTEKTGKGAGNFKLTGPVAWTSFNELVPFFQPPIEESFYRLVPNAVDVPFMIYQWLGVSVESSWNLDGKSWTPNYTQIRK, from the coding sequence ATGATTAAGTATTTTAAAACTTTTAAATATATTTCCTTAGCTCTCGGGACCTTAATGGTATTCGGAGCGTGTAATAAGGATTTCCCCAATTTGCTGCAAAATTTCAATGAAGCAAAGGATAGTCCTGAAAGTCGTGATAAGGTACTATTGGTGATTGTTGATGGGCTTTCAGGCCCAGCAATGCAGGATATTGCTCCAACAAATATCGACTTGATGACACGTAATGGTTTGGTTACCTATGGTAGTTTGGCTGATCCAACAACAGATTTCGAAGTGACCAATCAGTCTGTTGCAGCCTCTTTACTTACGGGGGTCAATAGCGCTAAAAATAAGGTGGTAGGCTCGGATTTAAGTCCGATCGACTTGAATAAGTACCCGACGATTTTCACGAAATTGAAGCAAAATGCAGTTAGCCGTAAATCGAGTCTTTTCACATCCGATGCAAAATATGGTTCTTCGTTGGGTAAAGATGCTGAAGTCAAGGTAGAAAGTAATGATGTTGCTGTCGTAAATGCAGCCTCAACGTCGCTGTCAACTACTGAATCGGATCTCAATGTTATCCATTTGACCGAGGTGGATAAGGCTGGAAAATCTTCTGCCTATTCGGCTGCAGATACAAAATATGTGGCTGCAATTAATGTCTTGGACAAACAAGTTCAATCCTTATGGGAAACGATCAAAAAACGGGCAAGCTTTAATACAGAGAATTGGGTTGTGATTGTTACCTCGGGCCGAGGAGCTGTATCAACAGATCCCATTACAGATTTTACACCCTATGGTGATAGTAAGAGGGATACCTATACGTTGTTCTACTCGCCAAAGTTTGCGCGGAAAATTGTACCTAGACCGAACTCAAAAGATATTCCTTTTGTAGCAAACGCAACGCGTTATACCTATGCGAGCAATAATCAGGTCATTGGTAAACTAGCTGATGTAAATAAATTCAATATGGGTACAGGTAGCGACTGGACGATGACCCTCTTTTTGAAACATAACGTTGCGAATGCTAGTTATAATTATCCCATATTTTTTGCTAAACGCGTAGAAGGTTTTACTGGTGCTGGCTGGAACTTCTTTTTGGAGGGAAATTATTGGGGTTTTAACAGTTCAATTGCAGGACAGGCCTTTGGTCCTACGATCAATGATGGCGAGTGGCATGCATTGACTGCTGTCATAAAGCGAAGCGGAAGCCAGGATTCTGTTTATGTTTACACTGATGGAACCAATGCTACTGTTTCTGGTAAGTCTTCTCAAGTAGGCGCTAATGGGAACAATTTAGATAATTCAAGTCCGCTGACATTGGGATATAACCCCGGTAATGGGAATACCGATTGTAATATTTCTATTTGTAACGTACAAATATATAATAGGGCCTTTTCAGCAGAAGAGGTAAAGAGATATGGTGGAGTAACTCATATTGATGAATCTTATCCGTTTTGGAGCAATTTACAAGGTTATTGGCCGGGATATGGGGATGTTAATACAACAGTTCTTACCGAGAAAACGGGTAAAGGAGCCGGCAATTTTAAATTGACAGGTCCTGTAGCTTGGACAAGTTTCAATGAATTGGTTCCATTTTTTCAACCACCTATTGAGGAATCATTTTATCGTCTGGTGCCGAATGCCGTAGATGTTCCTTTTATGATTTACCAATGGTTGGGGGTGTCGGTAGAATCGTCATGGAACCTGGACGGCAAGAGCTGGACGCCTAACTATACACAGATTAGAAAATAA